A single Thermoanaerobacterium sp. RBIITD DNA region contains:
- a CDS encoding MurR/RpiR family transcriptional regulator, which yields MQEQNSVVLKIRSVYNSLTNAEKKVADYVLNNTEEVIYSSVTELAEKINVGETTIVRFCRHIGLTGFQDFKLNIAKETVSPETSIHENITFNDTTNVLVQKITTENTLAISNTMRMLSISELERAVEEITKANKIEIYGVGASGYTALDAKYKFMRLGLNVDANLDAHIQAISAVNLNENDVAIGISFSGSTKDTVETCRLAKESGAKIICITNYARSPITAVADIILLTSAKETPLRSGALTSKIAQLHILDILYTCVAIKMKDKAVQGLNKTAKAVLDKLY from the coding sequence ATGCAGGAACAAAATAGCGTCGTATTAAAAATAAGAAGCGTATATAATTCATTAACAAATGCAGAAAAAAAAGTAGCCGATTATGTTCTTAACAATACTGAAGAAGTTATTTATTCTTCAGTGACGGAACTTGCAGAGAAAATTAATGTAGGTGAAACAACTATTGTAAGATTTTGCCGTCATATAGGTTTAACTGGGTTTCAGGATTTTAAATTGAATATAGCAAAAGAGACAGTCAGCCCGGAGACAAGCATACACGAGAATATAACATTTAATGATACGACTAATGTGCTCGTACAAAAAATAACGACAGAAAACACATTGGCAATTTCTAATACAATGAGAATGCTGTCTATTAGTGAACTTGAAAGAGCTGTTGAAGAAATCACAAAAGCTAATAAAATCGAAATATATGGTGTAGGCGCATCTGGTTATACTGCACTTGATGCAAAATATAAATTTATGAGGCTTGGGTTAAATGTTGATGCGAATCTTGACGCACATATACAGGCTATATCAGCAGTAAACCTAAATGAGAATGACGTTGCTATTGGGATATCATTTTCAGGTAGTACAAAAGATACTGTAGAAACATGTAGGTTAGCTAAAGAATCTGGTGCAAAGATTATTTGCATTACAAATTATGCAAGATCCCCAATTACGGCTGTAGCGGATATAATCCTTCTTACATCTGCAAAAGAAACTCCACTAAGAAGTGGTGCATTAACTTCCAAAATTGCTCAGCTTCATATACTTGATATTTTATATACTTGTGTAGCAATAAAAATGAAGGATAAAGCGGTTCAAGGTCTGAATAAAACTGCTAAAGCAGTGCTCGATAAATTGTATTAA
- a CDS encoding sugar ABC transporter substrate-binding protein, with the protein MVKAKYSKILGILLALVMVITTFTACGSNSSKSSYSDTNKKITLQFWTISLRPKFDNYFNDLFAQYKKLHPNVTIKWTDMPYDAIQNKLVASAAGNDVPDVVNLNTDMALQLASKGALVDLNKEATAEQKNIYVKTLWESTKINNGIYAFPWYGAPSVLVYNKSLFEKAGMNPPKTYDEVYQMAKEFKDKTGAYLYVPDYFASDAFFGSGINTLNKDKTKAAFNTPETLALLEKYKNFYQNDIFPLDAEGNWAKMLQLFSTGKLGLINSGAQSLSRIKDEAPDIYKNIGITQPIIGKSGIVENAIMDLVVMQKSQHHKEAIDFANFVTNDANQLAFAKAAQVFPSTIKASKDPYFKSNTTTPEGLAVSIAADFLDKSADKTLGVPNSADINTEMIKETDEAFHGQKAPKQALDDAEKNINQMLAGQK; encoded by the coding sequence TTGGTTAAGGCTAAATATTCGAAAATTTTAGGCATATTACTTGCATTGGTTATGGTCATAACAACATTTACTGCATGTGGGAGCAATTCATCAAAATCAAGCTATAGCGATACTAACAAGAAAATAACACTACAATTTTGGACAATTTCGTTAAGACCGAAATTTGATAATTACTTTAATGATTTATTTGCCCAATATAAAAAGTTGCATCCTAATGTAACAATTAAATGGACAGATATGCCTTATGATGCTATTCAAAATAAACTTGTTGCATCGGCAGCAGGTAACGATGTACCTGATGTTGTAAACTTGAATACAGATATGGCTTTGCAACTAGCTTCAAAAGGAGCTCTTGTTGATCTCAATAAAGAAGCTACAGCGGAACAAAAGAATATATATGTAAAGACATTGTGGGAATCAACAAAAATAAATAATGGAATATATGCATTTCCTTGGTATGGTGCACCATCTGTTTTGGTTTATAATAAATCGTTGTTTGAAAAAGCAGGAATGAATCCGCCTAAGACATATGATGAAGTATATCAAATGGCAAAAGAATTTAAAGATAAGACAGGTGCTTATCTATATGTTCCGGATTATTTTGCATCAGATGCCTTTTTCGGTAGTGGAATAAATACACTTAACAAGGATAAGACAAAAGCTGCATTTAATACGCCTGAGACTTTAGCATTACTGGAGAAATATAAGAACTTTTATCAAAATGATATTTTCCCATTAGATGCAGAAGGAAATTGGGCGAAAATGTTGCAATTATTCTCGACAGGAAAGCTTGGATTGATAAATTCTGGAGCTCAGTCTTTGTCTCGTATCAAAGATGAAGCACCAGATATTTATAAAAATATAGGCATTACACAGCCGATAATTGGTAAAAGCGGTATTGTAGAAAATGCAATAATGGATCTTGTTGTAATGCAAAAGAGTCAGCATCATAAAGAGGCCATAGACTTTGCAAATTTTGTGACAAATGACGCTAATCAGCTCGCATTTGCAAAAGCAGCACAAGTTTTTCCGTCAACTATTAAAGCTTCTAAAGATCCATACTTTAAATCAAATACTACTACACCAGAAGGCTTGGCAGTATCAATTGCAGCTGATTTTCTTGATAAATCTGCAGATAAGACACTTGGTGTTCCAAATAGTGCAGATATAAATACAGAAATGATTAAAGAGACAGATGAAGCATTTCATGGTCAAAAGGCACCAAAGCAGGCACTAGATGATGCAGAAAAGAATATAAATCAAATGCTCGCGGGTCAGAAATAA
- a CDS encoding ROK family protein yields the protein MNKVIGIDIGGTKILGGVIDSYGNLLKSNEVLTEAKLGRDHILKKLFSIIDTLIDKDIEGIGIGSAGRINFNTGEVVYATDNLPGWTGLNLKNIIEEKYSLPTIVDNDVNAAAIGESWVGAGKGFRNMVMLTLGTGVGGAIMLNGKVVRGYNWSAGEIGHTVLFPDGRKCNCGHKGCAEQYISGTALYKRYNKIIGHNMVNDAEEVFSLFKKSNNTSKIVINEFLKSLSLLILNIRNFIDPEVIILGGGVINSKDLWWDALKLSLKSDINIIPAKLNNYATMFGAAKLILLNGGNLIG from the coding sequence ATGAATAAAGTTATTGGTATAGATATTGGTGGTACAAAAATACTTGGTGGTGTTATTGATTCATATGGAAATTTGCTAAAATCTAATGAAGTTTTAACAGAGGCAAAATTAGGTAGAGATCATATATTAAAAAAATTATTTAGCATTATAGATACTTTAATTGATAAAGATATAGAAGGAATAGGCATAGGCTCAGCAGGTAGAATCAATTTTAATACAGGTGAAGTTGTATATGCAACAGATAATTTACCAGGTTGGACAGGTTTGAATTTAAAAAATATAATCGAAGAAAAATATAGCTTACCAACAATTGTTGACAATGATGTCAATGCAGCAGCAATTGGTGAAAGCTGGGTTGGAGCAGGAAAAGGATTTAGAAATATGGTTATGTTAACTCTTGGCACGGGTGTTGGTGGTGCGATAATGCTTAACGGCAAAGTAGTTAGAGGTTATAACTGGAGCGCAGGAGAAATTGGACATACTGTTTTATTCCCAGATGGAAGAAAATGCAATTGTGGGCATAAAGGATGTGCCGAACAATATATATCAGGAACCGCACTTTATAAAAGATATAATAAAATTATAGGACATAATATGGTAAATGATGCAGAGGAAGTTTTTAGTCTATTTAAAAAAAGCAATAATACTTCAAAAATAGTTATAAATGAGTTTCTAAAATCGCTATCATTATTAATTTTAAACATAAGAAATTTTATAGATCCAGAAGTGATTATTTTAGGGGGTGGTGTAATAAACTCAAAAGATCTATGGTGGGATGCATTAAAATTATCATTAAAAAGTGACATAAATATAATTCCTGCAAAACTAAATAATTATGCAACAATGTTTGGAGCAGCAAAATTAATTTTATTAAATGGGGGTAATTTAATTGGTTAA
- a CDS encoding sugar ABC transporter permease, whose product MENKLKKSLIAYIFILPAMIFLIIFVFYPIVASIPLAFYNYSAVGQSKFVGWANFVRAIHDHEFWVSVENSILFVGVVPPLQILSILLAILVNRKIKGISFFRVLYYIPVVTSMVAVSITWGWIFDPQGLLNTFMVKHGIFSKPISFLNDPRFALLSLMFITIWQGLGYYMMIYLAGLQSIPKELEESAYVDGATKTQTLFKIIIPLLKPYIWLCTFMSILSAVRVFDVVYVLTNGGPGDATMVTSLYSFQKAFTDFNFGYASAIGLLVAILTTALSIMVFIYGGRKGGMSYY is encoded by the coding sequence ATGGAGAATAAATTAAAAAAATCGCTGATAGCTTATATATTTATTTTGCCAGCTATGATTTTTCTTATAATTTTTGTTTTTTATCCAATAGTGGCAAGTATTCCATTGGCATTTTATAATTATTCAGCTGTAGGTCAGTCAAAATTTGTAGGATGGGCTAATTTTGTAAGGGCTATACACGATCACGAATTTTGGGTATCAGTAGAGAATTCAATACTATTTGTTGGAGTTGTTCCCCCACTACAGATTTTGTCGATTCTATTAGCAATATTAGTTAACAGAAAAATAAAAGGAATCTCTTTTTTTAGAGTTTTGTACTATATACCTGTTGTAACATCAATGGTAGCTGTATCAATAACATGGGGATGGATCTTTGATCCGCAAGGTCTACTTAATACTTTCATGGTGAAGCACGGTATATTTAGTAAGCCGATATCTTTCCTTAATGATCCAAGATTTGCACTATTATCATTGATGTTCATTACTATTTGGCAAGGACTCGGCTATTATATGATGATATACCTTGCAGGTCTTCAGTCAATACCAAAAGAATTAGAAGAGTCAGCTTATGTGGATGGTGCAACAAAAACGCAAACATTATTTAAAATTATTATTCCACTATTGAAACCATATATATGGTTGTGTACTTTTATGAGTATTTTATCTGCCGTTAGAGTATTTGATGTTGTATATGTTTTGACAAATGGCGGCCCAGGTGATGCGACTATGGTTACAAGTCTTTATTCTTTTCAAAAAGCATTTACAGACTTTAACTTTGGTTATGCATCTGCAATAGGTTTATTAGTTGCCATTCTTACAACTGCATTAAGTATTATGGTATTTATTTATGGAGGTAGAAAAGGAGGAATGAGTTATTATTAA